TCCTCAGTACGGATCTGCAGCTCAACCAGGCGATTACCACTGGCGCGCACGGTCGTGTGGAGTGATGCATATCCGTTTGGCTTGGGGACCGAGATGAAGTCGCGGAATCGATCTGGCAAGCACGCCCACTCGGTGTGAAACGCGCCCAGCGCCGTGTAGCAATTCTCGACCGTGTCGACCACGACGCGGAATCCGAAAATGTCCGCAACATCTTCAAAAGAAATAGATTTCTTTTCCAGCTTGCGCCAGATCGAGTAAGGCTCTTTCCGGCGTCCCTTGATCCGGCACTCAATCCCTTCGCGTTCCATAACCTGGCGAATAGCGAGACGGATGCGTTCCAGGTCATCCTTGTTGCGTGACTCCAGCGCCTCCAGCTGGGCGAGAATTTGCGCCCGCGCCTCGGGATTGAGATGCTGGAAGGCGAGGTCTTCCATCTGTGATGCAATATAATGAAGACCCACCCGGCGCGTGAGCGGGGCGTATAGATCCATGGTTTCGCGCGCGACCCGGCGGCGGGACTCTTCCTTCTTCTTGAAGTGAAGCGTGCGCATATTGTGCAGCCGGTCGGCGACTTTCACCAGAAGAACGCGGATATCATTGACTGTGGCGAGGATGAACTTTTGAAAATTCTCCGCCTGTTTGCTGGCTTCGCTCTGATATTCCAGTTTTCCGAGCTTGGTGACGCCGTCGACAAGTTCTGCCACGTCGGCGCCAAACTCCTTTTCGATCAGAGCCAAATTGACATCATCACAGTCTTCGACAGTGTCGTGCAGCAGCCCGGCCATGATGGTGGCTTCATCCAGTCGTATATAGGCGAGCACGGTGGCGACGCGCACAGGATGCGAATAATAGGGATCGCCCGATTGGCGCAATTGGTCGCCATGCTTCTCGCGGGCGAAATCATAGGCTTTGAGCAAACGCGCGCGATCGGCATCGGGCTGGTACGAAAGAACGAGCCCGGCGAGTTCTTCTTTGGTCAGAAAAGGCTCATCATCGCGTATGCCACGCAGCGGCCCTAGAGCGCGCGACCGATCTGCTGATTTGACGGTCGCTGTTGCCATTCACACCTACATTCGGTCGTCGCGGCCGGATTCCAGTTCGGCCTGATAAGCGCGCATGACGTCTTCTTCGGTCGCGGCCGGGCCGGACTCGAGGGCGATGCGGTCGGCTTCGCGCTCTTCTTCCTCGCCTGGGCGAACTTCCTGAAGTTCCGCCACCAGAGATTCCTTGACGACTTTGAGGTCGACAGTCTGGTCGGCAATCTCACGCAGAGACACAACAGGATCCTTGTCATTGTCGCGGTCCACCGTGATCGGCGAGCCTTCGCGAATCATGCGCGAACGCTGAGCCGCCAGAAGGATCAGATCGAAACGATTTGGGACCTGCTCGACGCAGTCTTCAACGGTGACACGGGCCATGTAAATCTCCTGTAGCCCGCCCTTATATGCAGTGCAGCACGCGAGCGCAACCCGCCCTTGCATTCTCCAGCAGCACTATTTACGCAAACCTGCATTGACCACCCCGCAGAGCAGGAGAACAGGCCCATCGTGAGTGTTCCCGCCGAAGCCCCAAAAGACTGCGACCTCTGTCCGCGACTGCGTAAATTCATCCTCGTTCAGCGCGAGAAAGAACCAACCTGGTTCAATGGCGCGGTGCCGAGTTTCGGCGACGCGGAGGCAGAACTGCTTGTCATTGGTCTGGCCCCAGGGATGACTGGGGCCAATCGGACGGGGCGGCCCTTCACGGGTGATTGGGCAGGGGATCTGCTCTATGCCACGCTTGAAAAGTTCGGGTTCTCGGAAGGCACATATGATCGCCGCTCGGATGATGGTTTGATCTTGAAGAAAGCGATGATCACCAATGCGGTGCGTTGTGTGCCTCCGCAAAACAAACCGGTCGGAGCCGAGATCAATCAGTGTCGCCCGTTCCTCAAAGCCAGGATCGAGGCTCTGCCGCGCGCCAGAGTGTTGCTGTGTCTCGGTAAGATCAGCCATGATTCGACGGTGCGGACGCTTGGATTGAAGCTGAAGGACCATCCGTTTGGCCACGGCACCGAGTATCAGGTCGGGGAAATGACCTTGCTGTCGAGCTATCATTGCTCGCGCTACAATACCAATACACGGCGCCTGACTGAAGAGATGTTCGACGCGATCTTCGCCCGCGCCCGCGCAATCATAGATGGGTGAACCTTGCGCCGCGTTAGCCAGCCGTTTAGCTAGGATGCATCGTGAACACTAAGGGGGATTCTCTCGCATGACGCCATTATTCGTAGTTCTGGGCATTGTAGCCCTGCTCGTGGTCCTGGTGATTGGCATCTACAATGGCCTCGTCGCCAAGCGCCAGCGCTGTAACCAGGCTTTCGCTGATATCGATGTGCAGCTCAAGCAGCGCCAGAATCTCATTCCCAACCTGGTGGAGACCGTCAAAGGCTATGCGGCGCACGAGAAGGAAACACTCGACGCAGTCATCCAGGCCCGGCAGGGGGCAGTCTCAGCCAACACGCCCGGCGAAATGGGCGCCGCTGAGGGGGTGCTCGGGCAGGCATTGGGGCGTCTTTTTGCGCTTGCTGAAGCCTACCCGGATCTGAAGGCCAACCAGAACTTCATGGACCTGCAGGATGAGCTGGCGGTGATTGAGGACAAGATCGCGGCGGCGCGACGGTTCTACAACTCTGCGGTGCAGGACTACAACACGGCGCGTGAGCAATTCCCGGGATCATTGGTGGCTGGCAGCTTCAATTTCGAACCGCGGGAATTCTTCGATCTGGGAGAAGACCGGGCCGCAATGAGTACACCGCCGGAAGTGAAATTCTAACGATAGAATCGGAGCATCAGCTCATATCGAGCCAAGCAAACGGGCGCCTGATCGCGCCCGTTTTTTGTTATCTCACAAATGTTGGCAACCAGGTCGCGAGCGCCGGGATCGCGGCAACCAGAGCGATCATGATCATCTGCAAGCCGATGAAGGGGATCGCGCCGCGCCAGATATCCATGGTCTCCACGCCATCGGGCGCCGCGCCACGGAGGTAGAACAGGGCAAACCCGAAGGGCGGGGTCAGGAAGCTGGTCTGCAGATTGAGCGCCATCAGGATGGCCAGCCAGACCGGATCAGCTCCCAGGATGATCAAGGGCGGCGCGACGATGGGCACCACAACGAAGACAATCTCGATAAAGTCGAGGAAGAAGCCGAGAATGAACATGACCAGCATGGTGATGGCGAGCGCGCCCCATAGGCCGCCTGGGATTCCGGTCAGCAGGGCCTCGACATAATGGTCGCCGCCATAGGCCCGGAAGACGAGCGCAAACAGGCTGGCGCCGATCAGGATCAGAAAGACCATGCTTGTGATGTTGACGCCGGATCTCAGCGCAGGTCCGAATTGCTGCGCTCTGATCAGCACGCGCGCCGCGGATAGCAGGCCACCGAGCAGCACAAGGCTGGCGAACGCCGCGAGTCCGATGCCGATATAGTCGCCGACCGGGATGCTCTCGCGATTGATCCGCAAGTCCATTGTATTGGCGAGCAGGCCGAGCAAGAGGATGCTGGCAAAGGCGCCCCAGATGCTGCCCAGATCTCCGGTTTTCCCGTGTTCGGGCGCAAGCCGCAATCCCGCCAGAAGCAATGCGCCGCCCGCACCAATCGCGGACGCCTCGGTCGGGGAGGCGAGGCCGCCCAGGATGGATCCAAGGACTGCGATGATCAGGAGCAAGGGCGCCCCGAGGCTTCGCGCGATCTCGACGAGAGTGAGTGGATCTGTGTCTTCTTCTAGCGTCACGGCCGGGCTAGCGCTTGGGCGCAGAATGGCGGTGATGACGAGATAAAGCAGATACAGGCCGACCAGCATGAGGCCTGGAATGAGCGCACCTGCAAACAAGTCGCCGACTGACACCACTCCCGCGCCGCCACCGGAGCGCATGGCGGCGGACTGGTTAGCGTTCGACACCGCGTCCGCAAGCAGGATGAGCACGATACTGGGCGGGATGATCTGGCCGAGCGTGCCGCTGGCCGCGATCGTGCCCGTGGCGAGTTTGGGATCGTAGCCTTGTCTCAGCATGGTCGGCAGAGCGATCAGGGTCATGGTGATCACGGTTGCTCCGACAATACCGGTCGACGCGGCGAGGAGCGCGCCGACAATCACCACCGCATAGCCCAGGCCGCCGCGGACCCGCGCAAGGAGACGGCTGGCCGTATGCAATAGATCATCCGCGACCTTGGAGCGTTCGAGAATGACGCCCATCAGGACAAACAGAGGCACGGCGATCAGCACCTGGTTTTCCATGGAGCCGAGCATGCGGCTGGGCAAATTGCGCAGGATGGGGAGCGGGATCAGCCCCAGCTCGACGCCGATCAGCCCGAATACGAGCGCGACCCCGCCGAGCGTCAATGCAACCGGGTACCCAGCCAACAAGGCAGCGATGGCGCACAGGAACATGCCGAGGGCGAAGATCAGTTCAAGTTCCATCACACCGCCTCCGCGCTGTGATTGGAGTCGTCGTCTGGCGCTCTGAGATTGCGAATAACCAAAGCCGCTTTGATCGCCTGACTAAGCGCTTGACCAATCATCAGGATCGCGAAGAGCGGCACCATGGTCTTGAACAGATACTTGATCGGCAAGCCATCGCTTTCATTGAAATGCTCGAGACCAATCCAGCTGCGGGCAATCAGCCCGGATCCGGCATAAAGGATGAGAATTCCGATCGGGACGATAAAGACGAGCGATCCGAATAGCTCGATCCCGGCTTTGACCTTGGGGCCGAAGCGCGGGCGCAGGATGTCGACCCGAACATGGCCGTCATCGCGAAGTGTGGCGGCTGCGCCGAGCATGAACATCATCGCGAAAGTGAAGATCACGCTGTCATTGAGCCAGCTGAAGCTGAGGCCGAACACATAGCGTAACAGGACGGCGGACAGCTGGATCACGATAATCAGGAATGCCGCGCTCAGCGCGAAGCCCATGGCGACGCCTGAAATCCGATCGAGCACGCCACTCAGTTTTTCAGAGGGCCCGCTGAGTGGTTTCGGGACGGCCAATATCAGGAGCGGCAAAAGCAGGAGCGGCGACAGGCCGTAACCCGCATATCGCAATCCGGTTCCGATCGTCGAAACAAAGTCTTCCATTCTGCCCCAGCTCCCTCTTCTTCGTCTGGAGCCGCGATTAAAGTTCGCGAGCGACCATGTATGGACTATCCGAAATGCTGGCCCAACCGCGCATTTTTTTCAGCGCGTCTTCGAAACTCTCATAGATTCGTCGTTCGAGGTCGCCCTGGTTGCCCGCATCGCTGCGAATGTCCGCCGAGATTTCCTGCACGCGGGCCATTACCTCGTCGGGGAATTGGCGCAACTCGACGTCTTCTTCATTGACGAGTTTCTCCAGATAGACCCCATTCTGATAAGTGAACTCCCCGACCGAGAGATGATTGGTTTCGCTCGCAGCGGCCCGAATGATCGCTTGCTCGGTTGGCGTGAGACTGTCCCATTTGGAGCGATTTATCCCGAGCGCGAGCGCACTGCCGGGCTCGTGGAATCCTGGGCCGTAATGCAGTTTGGCTTCGCGATGGAAGCCAAGGAAGTAATCGTTCCAGGGGCCAACCCATTCGGTCGCATCGATGCGCCCGGTTTGCAGGGCTTGGTAGATCTCGTTGCCAGGCAAGGCCTCTGCTGCACCGCCGAGCGCCCGCACGACATCCCCGCCCATGCCTGGGATGCGCATTTTCAGGCCGCGAAAATCGTCCAGACTGTTGATTTCCTTCTTGAACCAGCCGCCCATCTGGTGACCGGTATTTGCGGCCTGGAAGGCGATGACTCCATACTGTCCGGAGAGCTCTTCCCACAGGGCCTGACCGCCGCCAAAATCGATCCACCCCATAATCTCTGCTGCGGTCATTCCCATCGGCACGGCCGTGAAGAAGTTGAAGGCCTTGGATTTGGATTGCCAGTAATAGTCGGCGCCGTGATACATATCGACATTGCCGGAGGCGACGGCGTCAAAGGCTTCAAAGGCCGGGACCAATTCACCGGTGGCATAGATCGAGACTTCCATTTGGCCCTCGGACAGCTCTTCGATCCGATCGGCAACACGCTGCGCCGCGGCTCCGAGCCCCGGCAGGTCTTTTGGCCAGGTCGTCGTCATTGTCAGCTTGCGTTTCTTACGAGTCTGAACTGCAGGACCAGCAACGCCATCGCTTGCTGATTGCGAACAGGCGGTCGTCGCGAGCCCGGCGGCGCCGAGCGTCGCGGCACCGAGCAATTTCCGGCGATCAATCATTTAATCTCTCCCGATGGATTATTCACTGTCTTCAAGCGCGCGCCATCGTCCGCCGTCAAGCACTTCGAGAGGCTTGAACCGCCGCTTGTAGTCCATTTTTTCGCTGTCTTTGATCCAGTAGCCCAGATAGACGTGGGGCAGGCCCAACTCGCTGGCATGAAGAATGTGATCCAGGATCATATACGTCCCGAGGCTGCGCTGGCGCAGGGCGGGATCGAAGAAGGTGTAGACCATCGAGAACCCGTCGCGAACGATGTCGGTCAAGGAAACCGCTGCCAGCGGGGCGTCGTCGCCTTCGCCAATCCGATATTCGAACAGCAGCGTTTGTACCGGGCTGTCATTCACCATCGCGCAGAACTCGCGGTAGCCCATGTCGGACATGCCGCCGCCATCGTGGCGAGAACTCAGATAGGTTTTCAGCAGCCGGAAGTGCTCGCGATTGGCGCGTGCCTCAATTGGTGAGCGCACCAGATCCGTGTTTGCCTTGATGATCCGCTTCTGGTTCTTGCTGGGCTTGAAATTGGCGACATCGACTCGCACCGATCGGCAGGCATTGCAGGTCGGGCAGGCCGGACGATAGGCGACGCCCTGGCTGCGGCGAAAACCGGCGCGGCTGAGCTGATCGTGCAGCGCGTCCGGATTGTCCTGCGTCAGGTGGGTGAAGCCTTTGCGCTCAATCTGCCCCGGCAAATAGGGGCAGGGACTTGCGCCTGTCACATAGAAGCGCAATCCACGCCGGAGTCCCGGTAACTGAAAGAGCGATTCGTCTAGCTTCATATCCCTAATTTACGCATCTAAAGGTCAAAGCGCCAAGGGGCTATGACTGTAAATGCGACCCACATAATGATCACTAGTGGGCCACCAAAGCGTAAAAAGTCTCCAAACTTGTAGTGCCCTGGTCCCATAACCAGCATATTTGTCTGGTAGGCAATGGGTGTCGCGAAGGCACAATTCGCTGCGTAAATCACTGCCAGCAGGAAGGGGAACGGGTCCGTTCCCGTCTGTTCGGCAGCCGAAATGGCGATGGGTGTAAACAGAACCGCTGTGGCCGCGTTGCTTAAAATGTTCGTGAGGATCGCCACCGCCAGGAAAATGGCAGACAAGATGGCGAGCGTCCCATAAGGCGAAGCGAGTAAGACGACGAGCTCGGCAATCATCTGCGCCGCGCCGGTCATTTCCAGCGAAACGCCCATGGCGAGCGCTGCGGCGATGACCAGATAAATTCGGAGATCCAGCGACCGCGCCGCCTGGCGATGGTTCAGACATTGCAGCAAGATCATCGCGGTTGCGGCCACGATTGATGCCAGCGTGATGGTCGCGACGCCTGTCGCGGCAGCGATCACCATCAGGATCGTAATGATGCGAGCGACTTGCGCACGCGTTGTCGTCGGGAATTCACTTTGCGACCATTCCAGCAGGATCAAATCGCGGCTGGTCCGCAGATTACGGAAAGCGCTGACCGGCCCGCAAAGCAGCAGTGTATCGCCGGCCTCGAGGCGAATCTCGCCCAGCTTGGCGCGGATCATGCGGCTGCGGCGTTGAATGCCGAGCGTCACAGCACGCGTGAGACGGCGGAAGCCAAGCATTTCGACCGTACGGCCTGCCATACGTGAACCCGGAGCAATGACGGCTTCGACCAGACCCAGCTGATGCTCGCCAGAATCGTCGGTTTCGGGGACGCCGCTCTGCCAGATATCCTGCAACATGGCGGGTTTCTCTGACAGCAGGTCTGTGAGGGCCTGTCGGGTGGCCGCAACGATGACCAGATCGCCCGGCATCAGGCGCACTTCATCATAGGGCGGCAGCAGGGCGCGCTCGCCGCGCTGAATCATCCGCACCGTCATGTCTTTAAGGTCTGGGAACATGCCGGCGACGGCTTCCTTGCCATCCAGGAAATGGCCGGGCGTGACCTCGAACTGCGCCACGAACTGCTTGCCGGATTTTACCATCGTCTCGGTAAAGTCTTCCCGGTTGGGCAGAAGCAGGCGAGAGGCGATGATCAGATACAGCATGCCCACACCCGCCAGCATCAGGCCAAACACAGATTGATCAAAGAATCCAAGCGTCTCGGGCGTCAGGCGTTCATAGGCATCGGCGGCGAGCAGGTTGGTAGAGGTTCCGATCAGGGTTGTCATGCCGGCAAAGATCGACACGAAACTCAGCGGCATCATCAGCCGCGAGGTCGACGCCCCCATACGGGCTGCGATGGCCGACATGATCGGCAGGAACATGATCACGACCGGGGTGTTGTTGGTGAAGGCAGAGGTCGCAAACACGGCCATGAAAGTGAGGATCAGAGTGATCATAGGCCGCTTGTCATAGGACTGGACCAGCGCTTTGGTGGGCCCTTCCAGCGCCCCGGTCTGGAACAGGCCCTGGCCGACAACCAGAAGCGCCATGATCGTGATCAGAGCCGGATTGGCGAAGCCGGACAGCAGATTCGTCAAAGTGATCTCGCTGCCATCATAAGCGGTCGCGCCGGGCAGACTGAATAGCAAGAGAAGCGCGGCGATCACGCTGACGGAAACCAGTTCCATCGACCAGCGATCAAGCGTGTAGAAGACGATGGTAACACCAACGGCCGCGAGGCTCGCCCACATGGGCCAGTGAGCCAGGATATCTGCGGTCATTCAGCCTCCAGGGTGATTCTCATCGCGCGGGATGAGTTCTATGCTGACTTTTCGCTGATGACCAGAACAATTGAGATGCGGCGATTGGCGCCGTCATGCGGGGCGTTCTGTAATAGTGGCCGTGTATCTGCAAGGCCTGCCACGCTTTTGATCCGATCCTCAGCAACACCGGCTTCGATGAGCAAACGGCGTGCCGAATTGGCGCGATCGGAGGACAATTCCCAATTCGAGTATCCGTCCGTCAGGCTGGGATTGGAATCGGTGTGACCTTCGATCATGACAGGGAAGCTGAGATAGGAAATCGCCTGACCGGTCAGCCGGGTCAATTCTTCCCCGGTGGCGTTCAGGGAGCCATCACCGTTCTCGAACAATGGGTTCTCGGTCATGTCTGAGAGGTCGATGCGGACCAGATGCGGTTCTGCAGTGATGCTGACACTCGCACCGAACGCTTCCAGGGCCGGGTCAACGCGCAGCATCTGCGCAACCGTTTTAGCTTGCAGGATCGGATCATTTGCGGCGAAATCCGACGGACCCGTCTTGGCGCCAAATTGTTGAGCCAGGGCCTGGCGTTCACCGGCCGTGACGCCGTGGACAATCCACATGATCAGGAAAAACGCACACAGGGCCGTGAGGAAGTCAGCATACGCCAGCTTCCAGGTGCCCAAACGGCGGGCGGACGCTGGGGGCGTTCTGCCCCTTACGCGCCGGGATGAATAAGCTTCAGCCATACATTTCCCAAAAGGCCCTTCTGGCCTAGTCCTCGCTCATAGGGCATCAGGGTGAATATCGGTTGAGAATAGCGGCTTGGATTTAGATGAAATTTGTTCGATCAGGCCCAGTGAGACAAACAGGAGTAACGTCATGGTGAAAACCGCTTTTCTGGGACTTGGGGTGATGGGCTATCCCATGGCGGGTCATCTGGTGGCCGCTGGACATGAGGTGACGGTCTGGAATCGCACAAGTGGCAAGGCGGAGGCGTGGGCAGCAGACCATTCTGGAGCCGCCGCTGCGACCCCGGCGGAGGCGATTGTAGGGGCCGATTTCGTGTTCCTGTGTCTGGGGGATGATCCGGATGTCCTGGCCGTCTATGAGGCGCTGGAACCCAGTCTCGACCGGGACATGATCCTTGTGGATCATACCACGGCTAGCGCGAGTCTGGCGCGGGAGCTTCATGCGCGCGCAGCGGCTAAGGGGGCGGCGTTTATTGACGCGCCGATCTCTGGCGGGCAGGCCGGAGCGGAGAACGGGCAGCTGACCATCATGTGCGGCGGTGATGGGGAGGCGTTCGCAAAGGCCGAACCGATCATGGAGGCCTATGGCAAACGGATGACCTTGATTGGTGACAGTGGATCCGGGCAGCTCGCCAAGTCAGTCAACCAGATTTGCATTGCCGGAATCGTGCAGGGACTTGCTGAAGCGTTGCATTTTGCCGCTGAAGCTCGCCTGAACATCGACAAAGTGATCGAAGCCATTAGCGGTGGCGCCGCGCAAAGCTGGCAAATGGACAATCGTTGGGAGACGATGCGCGATGGCCATTATGAGCATGGGTTCGCTGTGGATTGGATGCGGAAAGACCTGCGGATCACCCTTGAGACGGCGCGCGAAAATGGCGCCAGCCTGCCGCTGACCGCGATGGTCGATCAATATTATGCTGATATCCAGGCCATGGGCGGCAATCGCTGGGACACGAGCAGCCTGCTGGCCCGCATGGGCCGGAGCAAGGGCTAGATGTCGCCGCTCCAGATCGCTGACGCCATCGGTGTTTTCGTGTTCGCCCTCTCTGGCGGGCTGGCGGCCTCGCGTCGGGGACTGGATCTGTTTGG
This DNA window, taken from Hyphomonas sp. Mor2, encodes the following:
- a CDS encoding flagellar motor protein MotB — encoded protein: MAEAYSSRRVRGRTPPASARRLGTWKLAYADFLTALCAFFLIMWIVHGVTAGERQALAQQFGAKTGPSDFAANDPILQAKTVAQMLRVDPALEAFGASVSITAEPHLVRIDLSDMTENPLFENGDGSLNATGEELTRLTGQAISYLSFPVMIEGHTDSNPSLTDGYSNWELSSDRANSARRLLIEAGVAEDRIKSVAGLADTRPLLQNAPHDGANRRISIVLVISEKSA
- the rpoZ gene encoding DNA-directed RNA polymerase subunit omega, whose protein sequence is MARVTVEDCVEQVPNRFDLILLAAQRSRMIREGSPITVDRDNDKDPVVSLREIADQTVDLKVVKESLVAELQEVRPGEEEEREADRIALESGPAATEEDVMRAYQAELESGRDDRM
- a CDS encoding LemA family protein gives rise to the protein MTPLFVVLGIVALLVVLVIGIYNGLVAKRQRCNQAFADIDVQLKQRQNLIPNLVETVKGYAAHEKETLDAVIQARQGAVSANTPGEMGAAEGVLGQALGRLFALAEAYPDLKANQNFMDLQDELAVIEDKIAAARRFYNSAVQDYNTAREQFPGSLVAGSFNFEPREFFDLGEDRAAMSTPPEVKF
- a CDS encoding TRAP transporter small permease subunit gives rise to the protein MEDFVSTIGTGLRYAGYGLSPLLLLPLLILAVPKPLSGPSEKLSGVLDRISGVAMGFALSAAFLIIVIQLSAVLLRYVFGLSFSWLNDSVIFTFAMMFMLGAAATLRDDGHVRVDILRPRFGPKVKAGIELFGSLVFIVPIGILILYAGSGLIARSWIGLEHFNESDGLPIKYLFKTMVPLFAILMIGQALSQAIKAALVIRNLRAPDDDSNHSAEAV
- a CDS encoding NAD(P)-dependent oxidoreductase, whose amino-acid sequence is MVKTAFLGLGVMGYPMAGHLVAAGHEVTVWNRTSGKAEAWAADHSGAAAATPAEAIVGADFVFLCLGDDPDVLAVYEALEPSLDRDMILVDHTTASASLARELHARAAAKGAAFIDAPISGGQAGAENGQLTIMCGGDGEAFAKAEPIMEAYGKRMTLIGDSGSGQLAKSVNQICIAGIVQGLAEALHFAAEARLNIDKVIEAISGGAAQSWQMDNRWETMRDGHYEHGFAVDWMRKDLRITLETARENGASLPLTAMVDQYYADIQAMGGNRWDTSSLLARMGRSKG
- a CDS encoding arginyltransferase; this encodes MKLDESLFQLPGLRRGLRFYVTGASPCPYLPGQIERKGFTHLTQDNPDALHDQLSRAGFRRSQGVAYRPACPTCNACRSVRVDVANFKPSKNQKRIIKANTDLVRSPIEARANREHFRLLKTYLSSRHDGGGMSDMGYREFCAMVNDSPVQTLLFEYRIGEGDDAPLAAVSLTDIVRDGFSMVYTFFDPALRQRSLGTYMILDHILHASELGLPHVYLGYWIKDSEKMDYKRRFKPLEVLDGGRWRALEDSE
- a CDS encoding TRAP transporter substrate-binding protein produces the protein MIDRRKLLGAATLGAAGLATTACSQSASDGVAGPAVQTRKKRKLTMTTTWPKDLPGLGAAAQRVADRIEELSEGQMEVSIYATGELVPAFEAFDAVASGNVDMYHGADYYWQSKSKAFNFFTAVPMGMTAAEIMGWIDFGGGQALWEELSGQYGVIAFQAANTGHQMGGWFKKEINSLDDFRGLKMRIPGMGGDVVRALGGAAEALPGNEIYQALQTGRIDATEWVGPWNDYFLGFHREAKLHYGPGFHEPGSALALGINRSKWDSLTPTEQAIIRAAASETNHLSVGEFTYQNGVYLEKLVNEEDVELRQFPDEVMARVQEISADIRSDAGNQGDLERRIYESFEDALKKMRGWASISDSPYMVAREL
- a CDS encoding TRAP transporter large permease subunit, producing MELELIFALGMFLCAIAALLAGYPVALTLGGVALVFGLIGVELGLIPLPILRNLPSRMLGSMENQVLIAVPLFVLMGVILERSKVADDLLHTASRLLARVRGGLGYAVVIVGALLAASTGIVGATVITMTLIALPTMLRQGYDPKLATGTIAASGTLGQIIPPSIVLILLADAVSNANQSAAMRSGGGAGVVSVGDLFAGALIPGLMLVGLYLLYLVITAILRPSASPAVTLEEDTDPLTLVEIARSLGAPLLLIIAVLGSILGGLASPTEASAIGAGGALLLAGLRLAPEHGKTGDLGSIWGAFASILLLGLLANTMDLRINRESIPVGDYIGIGLAAFASLVLLGGLLSAARVLIRAQQFGPALRSGVNITSMVFLILIGASLFALVFRAYGGDHYVEALLTGIPGGLWGALAITMLVMFILGFFLDFIEIVFVVVPIVAPPLIILGADPVWLAILMALNLQTSFLTPPFGFALFYLRGAAPDGVETMDIWRGAIPFIGLQMIMIALVAAIPALATWLPTFVR
- a CDS encoding uracil-DNA glycosylase, with amino-acid sequence MSVPAEAPKDCDLCPRLRKFILVQREKEPTWFNGAVPSFGDAEAELLVIGLAPGMTGANRTGRPFTGDWAGDLLYATLEKFGFSEGTYDRRSDDGLILKKAMITNAVRCVPPQNKPVGAEINQCRPFLKARIEALPRARVLLCLGKISHDSTVRTLGLKLKDHPFGHGTEYQVGEMTLLSSYHCSRYNTNTRRLTEEMFDAIFARARAIIDG
- a CDS encoding SLC13 family permease, with translation MTADILAHWPMWASLAAVGVTIVFYTLDRWSMELVSVSVIAALLLLFSLPGATAYDGSEITLTNLLSGFANPALITIMALLVVGQGLFQTGALEGPTKALVQSYDKRPMITLILTFMAVFATSAFTNNTPVVIMFLPIMSAIAARMGASTSRLMMPLSFVSIFAGMTTLIGTSTNLLAADAYERLTPETLGFFDQSVFGLMLAGVGMLYLIIASRLLLPNREDFTETMVKSGKQFVAQFEVTPGHFLDGKEAVAGMFPDLKDMTVRMIQRGERALLPPYDEVRLMPGDLVIVAATRQALTDLLSEKPAMLQDIWQSGVPETDDSGEHQLGLVEAVIAPGSRMAGRTVEMLGFRRLTRAVTLGIQRRSRMIRAKLGEIRLEAGDTLLLCGPVSAFRNLRTSRDLILLEWSQSEFPTTTRAQVARIITILMVIAAATGVATITLASIVAATAMILLQCLNHRQAARSLDLRIYLVIAAALAMGVSLEMTGAAQMIAELVVLLASPYGTLAILSAIFLAVAILTNILSNAATAVLFTPIAISAAEQTGTDPFPFLLAVIYAANCAFATPIAYQTNMLVMGPGHYKFGDFLRFGGPLVIIMWVAFTVIAPWRFDL